From Methylocystis sp. ATCC 49242, one genomic window encodes:
- a CDS encoding CreA family protein has product MKRSGFAAIFSIAVAALASATHADAQNGPDLIFRKSTDFKLLTPNDKLATYGVDDPLVEGVACYYTAHEKGGVAGMFGVAEQTSEVSLSCSQYAPIKFKEKFGQGDLVFSERRSLLFKRMQIARGCDVKRNVLVYMVYSDKLVEGSPENSTSTIAIQPWGGQTEVPKCADFVR; this is encoded by the coding sequence ATGAAACGTTCCGGTTTCGCTGCAATTTTTTCGATCGCCGTCGCCGCGCTGGCAAGCGCAACCCATGCCGACGCGCAAAACGGGCCGGACCTCATCTTTCGCAAGTCGACCGATTTCAAGCTCCTGACCCCCAACGACAAACTCGCCACCTATGGCGTCGACGACCCCCTCGTCGAGGGCGTGGCCTGCTATTACACGGCGCATGAAAAGGGCGGCGTCGCGGGCATGTTCGGGGTCGCCGAGCAGACCTCGGAAGTCTCGCTCTCCTGCAGCCAGTATGCGCCGATCAAGTTCAAGGAAAAGTTTGGTCAGGGAGATTTGGTCTTCAGCGAGCGCCGGTCGTTGCTGTTCAAGCGCATGCAGATTGCGCGCGGCTGCGACGTGAAGCGCAACGTCCTTGTTTACATGGTCTATTCGGACAAGCTGGTAGAAGGCTCGCCCGAAAACTCCACGTCCACCATCGCGATCCAGCCGTGGGGCGGCCAGACCGAGGTTCCGAAATGCGCCGACTTCGTGAGGTGA
- the cckA gene encoding cell cycle histidine kinase CckA — MTERAAPSAFDRNERPGNAGLVMALAVAIVAVLGVYFLAPASLAPRFMMLALALFGVAGIFFLFAYAVGLIQFSTRVARNDVTKLIADTSGEGLLVTKGDLQIVYANEAYMALCGARDAAGLQAVERLFSGPPEVSEAIYRLAQAARAGTAHVEDLRLSPPLTGLGPFGWYRIRVRPLPQAGPRAALWAVADVTADRQRQENVFQELQHAIDFLDHAPAGFFSVGPDGEISYMNKTLAGWLGYDLTQVGSGGATLSTVIANNGAALLAAVAGSPGEVKTEQIDLDLRCRNGRSLPVRLLHQVAFGQDGAAGASRTLVLNRAAGEQPEDNLRAAEVRFARFFNSTPMAIATLDAEGRLLGSNAAFARLLPQALKGGQGSDSAPWAVLADLNERDSASLRSAIQDAVEGKSDIRPVNVAFDDGAAPRSARFFVSPAEDAGKKGAMIYALDTSEQRKLQEEFAQSQKMNAVGQLAGGIAHDFNNMLTAIIGYSDLLLSSHRPTDPAFRDIRQIKETANRAAGLTRQLLAFSRRQTLRPQVLQLSDALSELQILLRRVVGEKNELDLRHGRDLWFVKADITQFEQVIINLVVNARDAMPETGGRVQIRTRNAPKADCAGFNEPELPSADYVLIEVEDSGSGIPPEVKEKIFEPFFTTKEVGKGTGLGLSTVFGIIKQSGGFIFVDSEVGRGTIFRIFLPRHVPEEKEQSQKADAPKAAADYTGQGVVLLVEDEDAVRAIGARALKSRGFTVLEAATGLEALELVEEVGGKIDLIVSDVVMPEMDGPAMFAELRKRGVDAKVIFVSGYAEEAFAKNLPEGDFGFLPKPFSIKQLIETVKSHLG, encoded by the coding sequence ATGACCGAGCGGGCGGCGCCGTCTGCATTTGACCGAAACGAGCGGCCCGGAAACGCAGGCCTCGTGATGGCTTTGGCCGTCGCGATCGTCGCGGTGCTCGGCGTATATTTTCTGGCGCCGGCGTCTCTGGCGCCGCGTTTCATGATGCTCGCGCTGGCGCTTTTCGGCGTGGCCGGAATATTTTTTCTTTTCGCCTACGCCGTCGGCCTCATCCAGTTCTCCACCCGCGTCGCCCGCAACGACGTCACCAAACTCATCGCCGACACATCGGGCGAGGGCCTGCTCGTCACCAAGGGCGATTTGCAGATCGTCTACGCCAACGAAGCCTATATGGCGCTCTGCGGCGCGCGAGACGCCGCGGGACTGCAAGCGGTCGAGCGACTGTTCTCCGGCCCGCCGGAAGTCTCGGAAGCGATTTATCGCCTCGCCCAGGCAGCCCGCGCGGGGACGGCGCATGTCGAGGATTTGCGCCTTTCGCCGCCGCTCACCGGCCTCGGCCCCTTCGGGTGGTACCGCATCCGCGTGCGTCCGCTGCCGCAAGCCGGGCCGCGCGCCGCGCTTTGGGCCGTCGCCGACGTGACCGCCGATCGCCAGCGGCAGGAGAATGTCTTTCAGGAGCTCCAGCACGCGATCGACTTCCTCGATCACGCGCCGGCAGGTTTCTTCTCCGTCGGGCCGGACGGCGAAATCTCCTATATGAACAAGACGCTCGCCGGCTGGCTCGGTTACGATCTGACGCAGGTCGGCTCGGGCGGCGCGACGCTGTCGACTGTCATCGCCAACAACGGCGCGGCGCTGCTGGCCGCGGTGGCTGGATCGCCCGGCGAGGTGAAGACGGAGCAGATCGACCTCGATCTGCGTTGCCGTAACGGGCGCTCTCTGCCGGTGCGGCTGCTGCATCAGGTGGCCTTCGGGCAGGACGGCGCCGCCGGCGCCTCGCGCACGCTGGTGCTCAACCGCGCCGCCGGCGAGCAGCCCGAGGACAATTTGCGCGCCGCCGAAGTGCGCTTCGCCCGTTTCTTCAACTCGACGCCGATGGCCATCGCCACGCTCGACGCCGAGGGGCGCCTGCTCGGCTCCAACGCCGCCTTTGCCCGGCTGCTTCCGCAGGCGCTGAAAGGCGGGCAAGGGAGCGACAGCGCGCCATGGGCGGTGCTCGCCGATCTGAACGAACGCGACAGCGCCTCTCTGCGCAGCGCCATACAGGACGCGGTGGAGGGCAAGAGCGACATTCGCCCGGTGAATGTCGCCTTCGACGACGGCGCCGCGCCGCGCTCGGCGCGCTTTTTCGTCTCGCCGGCCGAAGACGCCGGCAAGAAGGGCGCGATGATCTACGCCCTCGATACGAGCGAACAGCGCAAGCTGCAGGAGGAATTCGCGCAGTCGCAGAAGATGAACGCCGTGGGCCAGCTCGCGGGCGGCATCGCGCATGATTTCAACAACATGCTGACGGCGATCATCGGCTATTCCGACCTGCTGCTCTCCAGCCATCGTCCGACCGATCCGGCCTTCCGGGACATTCGCCAGATCAAGGAGACGGCCAATCGCGCCGCCGGGCTGACGCGGCAATTGCTGGCCTTCTCGCGCCGCCAGACCCTCCGTCCGCAGGTGCTGCAGCTGAGCGACGCGCTTTCGGAGCTGCAAATCCTCCTGCGCCGCGTCGTCGGCGAGAAGAACGAACTCGACCTGCGCCACGGCCGCGACTTGTGGTTCGTGAAGGCGGACATCACGCAATTCGAGCAGGTCATCATCAATCTCGTCGTCAACGCCCGCGACGCCATGCCGGAGACGGGCGGGCGCGTGCAGATTCGCACCCGGAACGCCCCCAAGGCGGATTGCGCCGGCTTCAACGAGCCGGAGCTGCCGTCGGCCGATTATGTGCTGATCGAGGTCGAGGACAGCGGAAGCGGCATCCCTCCGGAGGTGAAGGAAAAGATCTTCGAGCCCTTCTTCACCACCAAGGAGGTCGGAAAGGGCACTGGCCTCGGGCTATCGACCGTGTTCGGCATCATCAAGCAGTCCGGCGGTTTCATCTTCGTCGACAGCGAAGTCGGGCGCGGGACGATCTTCCGCATCTTCCTGCCGCGCCATGTGCCGGAGGAAAAGGAGCAGTCCCAGAAGGCGGACGCGCCGAAGGCCGCCGCAGATTACACGGGGCAGGGCGTCGTGCTCCTCGTCGAGGACGAAGACGCCGTGCGCGCGATCGGAGCGCGCGCCCTCAAATCGCGCGGCTTCACGGTGCTGGAGGCTGCGACCGGCCTCGAGGCGCTGGAACTGGTGGAGGAGGTCGGCGGCAAGATCGACCTTATCGTCTCAGACGTGGTCATGCCGGAGATGGACGGCCCCGCAATGTTCGCCGAGCTGCGCAAGCGTGGCGTCGACGCCAAGGTGATCTTCGTCTCCGGCTATGCGGAAGAGGCTTTCGCCAAAAACCTGCCGGAGGGCGACTTCGGCTTCCTGCCCAAGCCATTCTCGATCAAGCAGTTGATCGAGACGGTGAAGTCGCATTTGGGTTAA
- a CDS encoding TIGR00730 family Rossman fold protein, translated as MHDIKNICVYCGSAEGDDPRYAAAAEAFGTALGRAGVGLVYGGGNCGLMGVAARATLEAGGRVTGVIPDFLDDREIAAEGLTELLVVEDMHTRKRVMFERSDAFVALPGGVGTLEELAEQLTWIQLGRHTKPLVIANIGGFWRPLLSLLAHMRNTAFIREGYDVHYMVAERIEDVLPMIFAAARRTPEIAATAVTERM; from the coding sequence ATGCACGACATAAAAAATATTTGCGTTTATTGCGGTTCGGCTGAGGGCGACGATCCCCGCTACGCCGCCGCTGCTGAGGCTTTCGGGACCGCGCTGGGGCGCGCGGGCGTCGGACTCGTTTATGGCGGCGGCAATTGCGGCCTGATGGGCGTCGCCGCGCGCGCGACGCTCGAAGCCGGCGGCCGCGTGACCGGCGTCATCCCGGATTTCCTCGACGACCGCGAAATCGCGGCGGAGGGTCTCACTGAGCTCCTCGTCGTGGAGGACATGCACACGCGCAAACGTGTGATGTTCGAGCGCTCCGACGCTTTTGTCGCCCTGCCCGGCGGCGTCGGCACGCTGGAGGAGCTCGCCGAACAGCTCACCTGGATCCAGCTCGGCCGCCACACCAAGCCCCTCGTCATCGCCAACATCGGCGGCTTCTGGCGCCCGCTGCTGTCGCTCCTCGCGCATATGCGCAATACGGCTTTCATCCGAGAGGGATATGACGTGCATTACATGGTGGCGGAGCGCATAGAGGACGTGTTGCCGATGATCTTCGCGGCGGCGCGCCGAACGCCGGAGATAGCGGCGACGGCAGTGACCGAGAGGATGTAG
- the dksA gene encoding RNA polymerase-binding protein DksA → MTVDLEETYKPSEDEPFMNDRQREYFRRKLLSWKEDILHESRETLAALQNENENHPDLADRASSETDRAIELRARDRQRKLIAKIDAALMRLEDGTYGYCEETGEPISLKRLDARPIATLSIEAQERHERREKVYRDD, encoded by the coding sequence ATGACGGTGGATTTGGAAGAGACTTACAAACCGTCCGAAGACGAACCCTTCATGAACGATAGGCAGCGCGAATACTTCCGTCGCAAGCTGCTGTCGTGGAAGGAGGACATTCTGCATGAAAGCCGCGAAACGCTGGCCGCCCTGCAGAATGAAAACGAAAACCATCCCGACCTCGCCGATCGCGCGTCGTCGGAGACGGACCGCGCCATCGAGCTTAGGGCCCGTGACCGGCAGCGCAAGCTGATCGCCAAGATCGACGCGGCGCTGATGCGTCTCGAGGACGGCACCTACGGCTATTGCGAGGAGACGGGCGAGCCAATCTCGCTCAAGCGCCTCGACGCCCGGCCGATTGCGACGCTGTCGATCGAGGCTCAGGAGCGCCACGAGCGGCGGGAAAAGGTCTATCGGGACGACTGA
- the cysS gene encoding cysteine--tRNA ligase has translation MSQTLRIYNTLAREKQEFRPLDASNVRMYVCGPTVYDYAHIGNARPLIVFDVLYRLLRHHYGADHVTYVRNITDVDDKINARAAERGISIRELTEETNRVFQEDVRALGCLEPTVQPRATEHIAEMISIIERLIASRHAYAADGHVLFDVPSMKDYGRLSRRSLDEMLAGARVDVAPYKRGDMDFVLWKPSKENEPGWDSPWGRGRPGWHIECSAMSWKHLGETFDIHGGGIDLVFPHHENEIAQSRCAFDHDVMANYWMHNGFLQVEGEKMSKSLGNFVTIHELLHTEKFGGRKWPGEVLRLAMLRTHYRQPIDWTVKALEEAETSLRRWAEFIEAGETTGDSSDFFGQFVGALKDDLNTPLAMSFLHSVFDPRLLDDALMLVGIDARSYVQWIERETRRGVDAAAIGALINARLAARAAKNWAESDRIRDELAAMGIALKDNKDGTTTWEVKR, from the coding sequence ATGTCGCAGACGCTCAGGATCTACAACACGCTCGCACGCGAGAAGCAGGAGTTTCGCCCGCTCGACGCGTCCAACGTGCGCATGTATGTCTGCGGGCCGACGGTCTATGACTATGCGCATATCGGAAATGCGCGTCCGCTGATCGTCTTCGACGTGCTTTACCGGCTGCTGCGCCATCACTACGGCGCCGATCACGTCACCTATGTCCGCAACATCACCGACGTCGACGACAAGATCAACGCGCGCGCCGCCGAGCGTGGGATTTCCATTCGGGAGCTGACCGAGGAGACCAACAGGGTCTTTCAGGAGGACGTTCGCGCGCTCGGCTGCCTCGAGCCCACGGTGCAGCCGCGCGCGACCGAGCACATTGCCGAGATGATTTCGATCATCGAGAGGCTGATCGCGTCTCGCCACGCCTATGCGGCCGACGGCCATGTGCTATTCGACGTGCCGTCGATGAAGGATTACGGCCGGCTGTCGCGCCGTTCGCTCGACGAAATGCTCGCCGGCGCGCGCGTCGACGTCGCGCCCTACAAGCGCGGCGACATGGATTTCGTGCTGTGGAAGCCATCGAAGGAGAACGAGCCGGGCTGGGACAGCCCGTGGGGCAGGGGCCGTCCGGGCTGGCATATCGAATGCTCCGCAATGTCGTGGAAGCATCTCGGCGAAACATTCGACATCCACGGCGGCGGCATCGATCTCGTCTTTCCACATCATGAAAACGAGATCGCGCAATCACGCTGCGCCTTCGATCACGACGTGATGGCGAATTACTGGATGCATAACGGATTCCTGCAGGTCGAGGGCGAGAAAATGTCCAAGAGCCTGGGGAATTTCGTGACGATCCACGAGTTGCTGCACACGGAGAAATTCGGCGGGAGGAAATGGCCGGGCGAAGTGCTGCGCCTCGCGATGCTGCGCACGCATTATCGGCAGCCGATCGACTGGACGGTGAAGGCGCTGGAGGAGGCGGAGACGAGTTTGCGGCGATGGGCGGAGTTTATTGAGGCTGGCGAGACTACTGGCGATAGTAGTGACTTCTTTGGTCAATTCGTCGGTGCTCTGAAGGATGACCTCAACACCCCTCTCGCCATGAGTTTCCTTCATAGTGTGTTCGACCCCCGCCTGCTTGATGACGCATTGATGCTCGTCGGCATTGACGCTCGAAGCTATGTGCAATGGATCGAACGCGAGACGCGACGGGGGGTGGATGCCGCCGCCATTGGCGCTCTTATAAATGCCCGCCTCGCCGCCCGCGCGGCAAAAAACTGGGCCGAGTCCGATCGCATCCGCGACGAACTCGCCGCCATGGGCATTGCGCTCAAGGACAACAAGGACGGCACGACGACATGGGAGGTGAAGCGGTGA
- a CDS encoding DUF2865 domain-containing protein, whose protein sequence is MRPNLGPRFSHGFSVVAWLATMLAAAGTPTGGARAESAYCADLRTQIARATADGAAARYRAAAAKQRAEYGRLAARGRAMGCDREQFLFFGDPPPPQCAGLNARLSALRGSIAAYEQGAADDSQRQALAARYEAECRNPRVMPARVPQPRNFFEELFGVAPPNDASGLREVPVGPVEPEPRDPYDESDQSDERPRGGSQALCVRSCDGGFFPLNYTAKNSNLDDLNALCKALCPNAEAKLYTRAPWRDLNEAVSIEGEPYSDHPNALKFQKTYDASCGCKPPGQSWAEALAEAERIIAERNSKDQMVTAEQAEQMSRPLTSADPRAKKTRAQPPGGAQGNEALRGTAPATDDASGEVYREVVGPDGVKRRVRVVAPML, encoded by the coding sequence ATGAGGCCAAACTTGGGGCCGAGGTTTTCCCACGGGTTTTCAGTCGTCGCATGGCTTGCGACCATGCTGGCGGCCGCCGGAACGCCGACAGGCGGCGCGCGCGCCGAGAGCGCCTATTGCGCCGATCTGCGGACGCAGATCGCACGGGCGACCGCGGACGGCGCCGCCGCCCGCTACCGCGCCGCCGCCGCGAAGCAGCGCGCGGAATACGGCCGGCTCGCCGCGCGCGGGCGCGCCATGGGCTGCGACCGCGAACAATTCCTGTTCTTCGGCGATCCGCCGCCGCCGCAATGCGCTGGCCTCAACGCCCGACTCAGCGCCCTGCGCGGCAGCATCGCCGCCTATGAGCAGGGCGCGGCCGACGACAGCCAACGCCAGGCGCTGGCTGCGCGCTACGAGGCCGAGTGCCGCAATCCCCGTGTCATGCCCGCGCGCGTGCCGCAGCCGCGCAATTTCTTCGAAGAGCTGTTCGGCGTCGCGCCGCCCAATGACGCCAGCGGCCTGCGCGAAGTTCCCGTCGGCCCCGTCGAGCCCGAGCCGCGCGACCCCTATGACGAAAGCGATCAGAGCGACGAGCGGCCGCGCGGCGGCTCGCAGGCGCTTTGCGTTCGCAGTTGCGACGGCGGCTTCTTTCCGCTGAATTATACGGCCAAAAACTCTAATCTCGACGATTTGAACGCGCTCTGCAAAGCGCTTTGCCCGAATGCGGAGGCGAAGCTCTACACCCGCGCGCCATGGAGAGACCTCAACGAGGCCGTCTCCATAGAGGGCGAGCCCTATTCCGATCACCCCAACGCGCTGAAATTCCAGAAGACTTATGACGCCTCCTGCGGCTGCAAGCCCCCGGGGCAGAGCTGGGCGGAGGCGCTCGCCGAGGCCGAGCGGATCATCGCCGAGCGAAACAGCAAGGACCAGATGGTCACCGCCGAGCAAGCGGAGCAGATGTCGCGGCCGCTCACATCCGCCGACCCGCGCGCGAAAAAAACCAGGGCGCAGCCGCCGGGGGGCGCGCAAGGGAACGAGGCCTTGCGGGGAACCGCCCCCGCTACCGACGACGCCTCTGGCGAGGTCTACCGCGAAGTCGTGGGGCCGGACGGCGTCAAACGCCGCGTGCGGGTAGTAGCGCCAATGTTGTAA
- a CDS encoding GNAT family N-acetyltransferase: MAHSATTPGLRPFLPADAAPLAALFRASIETLAADDYDDDQREAWASAADDEAAFAARLASGLTIIALVNGAIAGFASLKDNRLFDMLYVRPDLAGQGVGSALAEAIEKLAGARGAKKLTVDASDAARDFFAARGYVAQQRNTVTIAGQWLGNTTMTKELAAPAAGRPH; the protein is encoded by the coding sequence ATGGCGCATAGTGCGACGACGCCCGGTTTGCGGCCCTTTCTCCCCGCCGATGCGGCGCCGCTGGCGGCGCTGTTTCGCGCGAGCATAGAGACGCTTGCCGCCGACGATTATGACGACGATCAGCGCGAGGCCTGGGCGTCTGCGGCGGATGACGAAGCGGCGTTCGCCGCGCGTCTTGCGAGCGGTCTCACGATCATCGCGCTCGTCAACGGCGCCATCGCAGGCTTTGCGTCGCTCAAGGACAACAGGCTTTTCGACATGCTCTATGTGCGTCCCGATCTCGCGGGTCAGGGCGTCGGCTCGGCGCTTGCGGAAGCGATCGAAAAGCTCGCGGGCGCTCGGGGAGCGAAGAAACTGACGGTCGACGCCTCCGACGCCGCACGGGACTTTTTCGCCGCCCGCGGTTATGTCGCGCAGCAACGCAATACGGTGACGATCGCCGGGCAATGGCTCGGCAACACCACCATGACCAAGGAACTGGCTGCGCCGGCCGCCGGGAGACCGCATTGA
- the cimA gene encoding citramalate synthase, whose amino-acid sequence MTKQRVTLYDTTLRDGAQTTGVDFSLDDKRQIAAMLDELGIDYVEGGYPGANPLDTEFFAARPKMRARFSAFGMTRRQGRSVENDPGVAALLDSSADAVTFVAKSWDYQVKVALRSTEEDNLEGITQSVRAAVARNKEAAVDCEHFFDGFKDNPEYALACARAAYDAGARWIVLCDTNGGTLPHEVERIVTEVVKIIPGERVGVHCHDDTGQAVANSLAAVRAGARQIQGTLNGLGERCGNANLTTIIPTLLLKDEFASRFEIGVTREKLTHLTRISHALDELLNRAPNRHAPYVGASAFATKAGIHASAVLTDPRTYEHVPPETVGNTRRVLVSDQAGRSNIISELTRLGVALDKDDPRLTRLLDEVKEKEAQGYAYEGADASFFLLAKRVMGEAPHYFDIERYSVAVDRRFARNGFEDRGAEAIVKINVHGETRISAAEGNGPVNALDLALRKDLGAYQRFIDDVRLVDYRVRVFQGGTDAVTRVLVECADDEGNRWSTVGVSANVIDASFEALVDAINYKLMMSGARPDEHKYTASKHDPLWGTI is encoded by the coding sequence ATGACGAAGCAACGCGTGACGCTTTACGACACGACGCTGCGCGACGGCGCGCAGACGACGGGCGTCGATTTCTCGCTCGACGACAAACGGCAGATCGCCGCCATGCTCGACGAGCTCGGCATCGATTACGTCGAAGGCGGCTATCCCGGCGCCAATCCGCTGGACACGGAGTTCTTCGCGGCGCGGCCGAAGATGCGCGCCCGCTTTTCGGCCTTCGGCATGACGCGGCGACAGGGGCGCTCGGTCGAGAACGACCCCGGCGTCGCGGCGCTGCTGGACAGCTCCGCCGACGCTGTAACTTTTGTCGCCAAGAGCTGGGACTATCAGGTCAAGGTCGCGTTACGCTCCACGGAAGAGGACAACCTCGAGGGAATTACGCAATCCGTAAGAGCGGCGGTCGCGCGCAATAAGGAGGCGGCGGTCGATTGCGAGCATTTTTTCGATGGTTTCAAGGACAATCCCGAATATGCGCTCGCCTGCGCCAGGGCGGCTTATGACGCGGGCGCGCGCTGGATTGTGCTTTGCGACACCAATGGCGGCACGCTGCCGCATGAGGTCGAACGCATCGTTACGGAAGTCGTAAAAATCATTCCGGGCGAGCGCGTCGGCGTGCATTGCCACGACGACACGGGGCAGGCGGTTGCAAATTCTCTCGCCGCCGTGCGCGCCGGCGCACGGCAGATTCAGGGAACGCTCAACGGGCTCGGCGAACGCTGCGGCAACGCCAATCTCACGACGATCATCCCGACGCTGCTGCTGAAGGACGAGTTCGCTTCGCGCTTCGAGATCGGCGTGACGCGCGAGAAGCTGACACACCTCACCCGCATCAGCCACGCGCTCGACGAATTGCTGAACCGTGCGCCGAACCGCCATGCGCCCTATGTCGGCGCCAGCGCCTTCGCGACCAAAGCCGGCATTCACGCCTCGGCCGTGCTGACCGATCCGCGCACCTACGAGCATGTGCCGCCGGAGACGGTCGGCAATACGCGCCGCGTGCTGGTGTCGGATCAGGCGGGGCGCTCCAACATCATCTCGGAGCTGACGCGTCTCGGCGTCGCGCTCGACAAGGACGACCCGCGCCTGACGCGCCTTCTCGACGAGGTAAAGGAGAAGGAGGCTCAGGGCTACGCCTATGAAGGCGCCGATGCTTCATTCTTCCTGCTCGCCAAGCGCGTGATGGGCGAGGCGCCGCATTATTTCGACATCGAGCGCTACAGCGTCGCGGTGGATCGCCGTTTCGCGCGCAACGGCTTCGAGGACAGGGGCGCCGAGGCGATCGTCAAGATCAATGTGCATGGGGAGACGCGCATCTCGGCGGCCGAGGGCAATGGTCCCGTCAATGCGCTCGACCTCGCATTGCGCAAGGACCTCGGCGCCTATCAGCGCTTCATCGACGACGTGCGGCTCGTCGATTATCGCGTGCGCGTCTTTCAGGGAGGCACGGACGCCGTGACGCGCGTGCTGGTGGAATGTGCGGATGACGAGGGCAATCGCTGGTCCACCGTCGGCGTATCGGCGAATGTCATCGACGCGTCTTTCGAGGCGCTGGTCGACGCGATCAATTATAAGCTGATGATGTCGGGCGCACGGCCCGACGAGCACAAATATACTGCGTCAAAGCACGATCCGCTCTGGGGGACGATCTAG
- a CDS encoding ABC transporter ATP-binding protein/permease yields the protein MLRIGQRDSSAHGAPADAPLSEASLFKTIRHLWPYIWPRGRRDLERRVAIVFVLLFISKMFNALTPYAFKWATDALAAGGDGVVAAVGLGAVGFTLLMGGIRITAVILMQARDGIFAAVAMNAVRRLATDLFVHMHELSLRFHISRKTGGLTRVLERGRNAIETLSRLIMSTGAPTLIEMLLVLGVFLYQFDWRYGLVLITTLAAYFAYTTMATNWRIAIRRQMNESDTDANQKAIDSLLNYETVKYFGAEAREAARYDKSMIHYEKASTHSYVSLAVLNAGQTVIYIIGLTMMMVMCVYGIRDGRNSIGDFVLINAMMIQLAQPLNFMGTFYREVRQAIIDIETMFSILARSPEISDKPDARPLVVREGHIVFDNVFFHYDANRPILKGVSFEAAPGKTIAIVGPSGAGKSTISRLMFRFYEPQGGRITIDGQDILDVTQVSLRAAIGMVPQDTVLFNDSIGYNIRYGRWDATDEEVREAARLAQIDRFIESVPGGYDAQVGERGLKLSGGEKQRVAIARTILKGPPILILDEATSALDSFTEHEIQEALRRVARGRTTLVIAHRLSTVVDADEILFLDHGRIIECGTHSELLALGGHYAGMWNRQREAAEARAKLLEAEREEVE from the coding sequence ATGCTCAGAATTGGCCAGCGCGACTCGAGCGCTCACGGCGCTCCCGCGGACGCGCCTCTGTCGGAAGCCTCGCTCTTCAAGACCATCCGCCATTTGTGGCCCTATATCTGGCCGCGCGGGCGGCGTGATCTGGAGCGACGCGTCGCGATCGTCTTCGTGCTGCTGTTCATCAGCAAGATGTTCAACGCGCTCACGCCCTACGCCTTCAAATGGGCGACGGACGCGCTGGCCGCTGGCGGCGATGGCGTGGTTGCGGCGGTGGGGCTCGGCGCGGTCGGCTTCACGCTGCTGATGGGCGGCATCCGCATCACCGCGGTCATTCTCATGCAGGCGCGCGACGGCATTTTTGCCGCGGTGGCGATGAACGCTGTACGTCGTCTGGCCACGGACCTGTTCGTGCATATGCACGAATTGTCCCTGCGCTTTCACATCAGCCGCAAGACCGGCGGGCTCACGCGCGTGCTGGAGCGCGGGCGCAACGCAATTGAAACGCTCTCACGCCTCATCATGTCCACCGGCGCGCCGACGCTGATCGAGATGCTGCTGGTGCTGGGCGTGTTTCTTTATCAGTTCGACTGGCGCTACGGCCTCGTGCTGATCACGACGCTTGCAGCCTATTTCGCCTATACGACGATGGCGACCAACTGGCGCATCGCCATCCGGCGTCAGATGAACGAGAGCGACACGGACGCCAACCAGAAGGCGATCGACAGTCTGCTCAACTACGAGACCGTGAAATATTTCGGCGCCGAGGCGCGTGAGGCGGCGCGCTACGACAAGTCGATGATCCACTACGAGAAGGCGAGCACACATTCCTATGTGTCGCTCGCGGTCCTAAACGCCGGACAGACGGTGATCTACATCATCGGCCTGACGATGATGATGGTGATGTGTGTCTACGGCATTCGTGACGGCCGCAACAGCATCGGCGACTTCGTGCTTATCAACGCCATGATGATCCAGCTTGCCCAGCCGCTGAATTTCATGGGCACATTCTATCGCGAGGTGCGTCAGGCGATCATCGACATCGAGACCATGTTCTCGATCCTCGCGCGCAGCCCGGAAATTTCCGACAAGCCTGACGCCCGGCCGCTCGTCGTGCGCGAGGGTCACATCGTCTTCGATAATGTGTTTTTCCACTATGACGCCAATCGTCCGATCCTGAAGGGCGTCAGCTTCGAGGCGGCGCCGGGCAAGACCATCGCCATCGTCGGCCCTTCAGGCGCCGGCAAGTCCACCATCTCGCGTTTGATGTTTCGTTTTTACGAACCGCAGGGCGGGCGGATCACCATCGACGGGCAGGACATTCTCGACGTGACGCAGGTCAGCCTGCGCGCGGCGATCGGCATGGTGCCGCAGGATACGGTGCTGTTCAACGACAGCATCGGCTACAACATCCGCTATGGCCGCTGGGACGCGACGGACGAGGAAGTGCGCGAGGCGGCGCGGCTGGCGCAGATCGACCGTTTCATTGAGAGCGTGCCGGGAGGCTATGACGCGCAGGTGGGCGAGCGCGGCTTGAAGCTCTCCGGCGGCGAGAAGCAGCGCGTCGCGATTGCGCGGACGATCCTCAAAGGTCCGCCGATCCTCATTCTCGACGAGGCGACCTCGGCGCTCGACAGTTTCACCGAGCATGAAATTCAGGAGGCGCTGCGTCGCGTCGCCAGAGGCCGCACGACGCTCGTCATCGCGCACCGCCTTTCGACAGTCGTGGACGCGGATGAAATCCTCTTCCTCGACCACGGCCGCATCATCGAGTGCGGGACGCATAGCGAGTTGCTCGCGCTCGGGGGCCATTACGCGGGTATGTGGAATCGCCAGCGCGAGGCTGCGGAAGCCCGCGCGAAGCTCCTGGAGGCCGAGCGGGAGGAGGTCGAGTGA